A region of the Edaphobacter lichenicola genome:
GGCTATGTCTTTGAAGAAGAGCAAGTATCGGACCAAGTATCTTGCAGTCGCTTTTTGTCTGGGTGCATTGAGCGTTGTGTCTGTTGCCTCGTGGGCGCAGGCGGTTCCGGCGGAGAAGGCGGATGAGGCCAGGGTGGACCGGCTGCTGAAGCAGATGACGCTGGAAGAGAAGATGAACCTGATTCGCGGTGGGCTCGAGGATCCTTCTGTTTATCAGGGACAGGCGGGATATCTACCGGGAGTTCCGCGGCTGCATGTTCCTTCGCTGCGGATGGCCGATGGGCCGCCGGGCCTGTTGACGAGGGTGGCAGGGCAGGCCGAGACGGCGACGATGGGTGTTGCTGCGACCTTCAGCGCGAAGGATGCGGAGGCCAATGGCGCGGTGATTGGGCGTGAGGCGCGGTCGCTGGGCATCGATGTGGTGCTGCAACCGTTTATCAATATCGACCGCGATATTACGTTTGCGCGCGCGTACAACACGTTTGGCGAAGACCCGATGCTGAGTGGCGCGATGGGCGCGGCGGAGGTTCGCGGGGCGCAGGCGCAGGGCGTGATGGCGATGGCGAAGCACTATGTGGGGTACGACTCGAATGCGTACAACATCTTTATCGATCAGCAGACGCTGCATGAGGTTTATGCGGCTCCGTTTGTGGATGCGATTGGCGCAGGCGTGTCGTCGGTGATGTGCTCTTATAACCGCATCAATGGGCCGTTTGCTTGCGGCAATAGCGATACGTTGAAGACGATTTTGAAGGAGGAGATGGGGTTCAAGGGGTTTGTGACCTCGGACTGGGGCGGCGTGCATAGCGTTCTGTTTCTGAACGAAGGGCTGGATATGGAGATGCCTGGAGCGGCGGAGGCGGATAGTCCGTTCAAGGCGTTCATTAACAATTATTTTGTGACGGCGCCGCCTGACACTACGCCGGTGAAGCCTCTCGACCCGGAGGCTCTGGCGGGGATTCTTGGCGGGCCTATTCCTGAGGAGCCGCAGGCGAATGGGCTGGACCTGGGCGGGTTTCCGCGCGATAACGACAAGACGACGATGCGGGAGGCTCTGAAGAACGGCACGGTGACCGAGGCTACGATTACGGCTGCTGCTCGGCGGGTGCTGTATGAGATCGATCGGTTCGGCTATCTGGATGGGAAGCAGAAGCATACGGTGACGGCGCAGAATGTGGAAGAGAATGCTGCGGTGATTCGCAAGACTGCCGAAGATGCGGCGGTGTTGTTGAAGAATGAACATGCGCTTCCTCTGGGGAACGACGACTTGCAGTCGCTGGCGCTGATTGGGCCGGGCGCGGGGCAGGTTGCGGCGATTGGGACGTTCGGCGAGCGGAGTCCGGGGCTTACGGAGAGACAGATTAGTCCGATGGTGGCGCTGAAGAAGGGCTTTCCGGAGGCCAACATCATGTATGCGGTGGACGACGATATGACTGGTGTGCCGGTGCCTGCGTCCACGCTGTCGCATGATGGCAAGCCGGGACTGCTGCGTACTGAGAGCAGAGGCAGCAAGGTAGTGGATGCGCAGCTGGACTTTACGCATAGCAACGGCAGGACGTTGCCTGCGAACGAGACGGTGACGTGGAAGGGAACGCTAACGGTGCCGAGCGCGGGGGAGTACTGGATGTACCTGCAGGTACTGGGTGCGCGTGGAAGGTTGATGATCGATGGCAAGCGTATTGGACAGACGGGTGCGGCGAAGGGCACGGTGCATGGCGATGTGCAGTATGCGACGCAGGATAATGGATTTCCGACGACCGATGGGCTGGACAATGTTCGGCGTGCGGTGCAGCTGACGGCGGGGCCGCACTCGATTACGGTGATGGCGAGCAGCGATACTTCGAATAAGCCGGAGCAGATTCGGTTGAACTGGACGACGCCGGAGCTGCGGGAGAGCAATCACAGGGCTGCTATCGACGCGGCGAAGAAGGCGCATACGGCGGTGGTGTTTGTGTGGACGCGAGGGAAGCCTGACTTCGCGCTGCCGGGGGAGCAGGACAAGCTCGTGGATGAGATTGCGGCCGTGAATCCGAACACGATTGTGGTGATGAATGTGAGCCAGCCGGTGGCGATGCCGTGGCTGGGCAAGGTGAAGGGCGTGCTGCAGATGTGGTGGCCGGGGGATGAAGGCGGATGGGCTACGGCTGATGTTCTGCTGGGCAAGGTGAGTCCGGCTGGGCGGCTGCCGTTTACGTGGGCGAAGCAGCTGACGGACTATGCGGCGAATGATCCGGCGCATCCGGAGCGGTCGGATAAGGGTGTGGATGGGAAGACGACGTACTCCGAGGGCGTGGATGTTGGGTATCGCTGGTTCGATAAGCAGAAGATCGAGCCGCTGTTTCCGTTTGGGTTCGGGCTCTCGTATACGAGCTTTGCGTACTCGGATCTGAAGGTGGCGAAGGCTGCGGATAACGGACTGGATGTTTCAGTGCGGGTGAAGAATACAGGTGTGGTTGCAGGTGATGAAGTACCGCAGGTGTACCTGGATGCTCCGGAGCAGCAACCCGATGGTGTGCAGTTTGCGCCGAAGACGCTGGCGGCGTTTGATCGCGTGACGCTGGCTCCGGGTGAGAGCAAGGATGTGACGATGCATGTGTCGCCGCGTGCGCTGGAGTACTGGTCGGTTGCGGAGAAGAAGTGGGTTCGGTCGGATGCGCGGCGGGTGCGGGTGGGGTCGTCTTCGCGGGATTTGAAGCTGGCTGCGGAGAGGTAGCGCTACGGCCTGTTCGGCGGGACTGCTAAATGCTTGTCCTGCCGGACGGGCCTCCTGCGCGGAGGGCGGTCACTTCGTGACGTGTATACCTTTTATGGCTTTGATTTTCTGCTTGGGTCCTCCCGTTGGTCGGAGAGGACTGCTTAGTCGAGCAGGGAATCGACGAAGCTGGCGCTGTCGAAGGGGATGATGTCTTCGAGCTTTTCGCCTATGCCTGCGTAGACGACTGGGAGTTTCAGTTCGGTTGCTATGGCCAGGACGATGCCGCCCTTGGCTGTGCCGTCGAGTTTCGTGAGGACGATGCCGGTGACGTGGGCGGCTTCTGTGAAGAGACGGGCCTGGGTCAAACCATTTTGACCTGTCGTTGCGTCCATGACCAGGAGGGTCTGGTGCGGGGCGCCGGGCACCAACTTCTCTGCCGTCCGGCGCATCTTGTCTAGCTCCTTCATCAGGTCGGTCTTGGTGTGGAGGCGGCCAGCGGTGTCGACGATGAGGATCTGTGTGTTGCGGGCTTTGGCGGCGGCGCAGGCGTCGTAGAGGGCGGCGGAGGGGTCGCCGCCTTGTTTGGTCTTGATGATCTGAACGTCGGAGCGCTGGGCCCAGACTTCGAGCTGTTCGATCGCGGCGGCGCGGAAGGTGTCGGCGGCGCAGAGCAGGACGGTGCGGCCCTGCGCGGTGAAGTGCGCGGCCAGCTTGCCCGTGGTGGTGGTCTTGCCGGTGCCGTTGACCCCGACCATCATGATGACCTCGGGCGGCGTGGCGGGGTGGGTGATGGGGCGGGCTACGTTGTCGAGGACCTGCTTGAGTTCGGCTTTGAGGAGACGCTTGAGGTCGTCGCCGCCCTGGATGCCGACGCGGAGGGCGCGCTGGCGAAGGTTTTCCATGACGAGGGCGGTGGTGGGGGCGCCGAGGTCGGCGGCGAGCAGGAGAGGCTCGAGGTTGACCAGGGTGGTCTCATCGACCTCGCGGGTGAGGGCGATGACGGAGCTGATGGACTCGGAGAAGCTCTCGCGGGTGCGGGTGACCGCCTGCTTCATGCGGTCGAAGAGTCCGCGCTTTGACTCCTGCGGCTCTGGAGCTACTGCGGTGGGCTGGTCGGGCTGCTGGTCGGATTTGTCGCGTTTGCCGAAGAGAGAAAAAGCCATGCTGTTGTTAGTTTAGCAATGTTGGACGTATGGCCGAATCGCCAGTGTTCAATACTCTTTAGCGCAAGGTCAAAGTAGGCGTATTTTGCTACTGGTCGATTGAGCAAGTACGAAATACAGGGATCCTTCCCCATTCGACTACGATCAGGGTCAGGATGACGACTTCAAAAAAGTACAGATAGTAAGGGAGATGAAAAGCGTCTGCCTCGGAGTCGCTTTGGATCGTTGACTTTTGCGGTGGCGGGCTTATCGTTGATGATGACGAATCGTTGACGATTATGACGAAGGCGGAGCTTTACGGGTTCCTCGCAGGTCACACGCTGGGGGTGGTGGGAAGCATCTCGGCGGAGGGTGCGCCCCAGTCTGCGCTTGTGGGGATAGCAGTGACGGAAGATCTTGAGATTGTCTTCGATACTCTGAACAGCACACGCAAGTACAGGAACCTTACTTCGAATCCAAAGGCCTCCCTGGTGGTGGGATGGGAGGGAGAGAAGACGGTGCAGTTGGAAGGTGAGGCGTTTTTGCCGGTGGGCGAGGAGCTGATGCGGTACAAGAGTGTCTACTTCTCCGCGTGGCCGGATGGGGTGAGTCGTCAGAGCTGGCCGGGGCTGGTGTACTTTGTTGTCCGTCCGCGATGGATTCGGTTCAGCGACTTTGATCAGCGACCTCCGTTGATCGAGGAGATGGTGTTTGATTTGAGTAAAAAGCGGTTTCCGCGTGGAGAGGACAAGCGATCGCAGAGGTAAAGACGAAATACAGCGATCTCTCCACTGCGTCGTCGCGCGATGAGAGTGCGCGACTTCGGTTCGAGGTGACGAATAAATAAGTTCTATAGATGTTACAAATTCCTTATATTCCCACAGCGGAACCACCTTAGACGTGCTGAGCCGGGTGGGTGTGGGCGACCGCTAGTGCTTTAGGGAGTTCTGGTAGACGCGGAGGCGGACGCAGCAGGCCTGGAGCAGAGGTGTTTCGAGGTGGTGGGCGTGGCCGTGGTCGAGCAGGTCGCCGAGGATGGTGTCGGCTTCGACGGGAGCGCCTTTTTGCAGATCGCGATACAGGGACGAGGTGAACTGCGAGTCTTTCATGGTGGCTTGTTTGCGAATGTTTTCGAGCAGCGGTTGCGGGGTGGGGAAGCCGCAGGCTTTGCCGATGGCGGCACACTCGTCGAGCGCCTGAAGCGCGGTCTGTTCGCCGTCGGGGACTCGGTTGATCTCACCGATGGGACCGCCGAGCAGACAGGTGATGAGGCCGAGAGAGGCGATGATGACCCACTTGTCCCACATGGCTTGGGTGATGTTGAGGGAGAGCTCCGTGTCGAAGCTTGCGTCGCGGAGTGCTTTGTCGAGTGCGCGAATGCGCTCGGTGAGTTCTCCGCTGCGCTCGGTGATCCCTCCGCTGCGCTCGCCGTAGATGAGCTTTTGCATGGGGGTGATCTGCACGATGCGGCTCTGCTCGTCGAGATCTGTGGAGACCATGCAGACGCCGCCGAGGACGGCCTTGTCGCCGAAGCTGTGGACGAGCGAGTCGATGTGGCGCATGCCGTTGAGGACGGGATAGATCATCGTGTCCGGGCCGACGGCGGGCTTCATGTCTTTGATCGCCTGATCGAGTGGCTGGGCTTTTACGCTAAGAAAGATGAGGTCGTACGGATTGGCGATCTCGCTGCTTGTAACGGTCTTCGGTTTGAGGGTGACGTCGCCGTGCGGGCTTAGGATGCGGAGGCCGTCGCGTTGGAGCTGCTGCGCTCGAGCGGGTCTGACGAGGAAGGTGACGTCGCGGCCGGCCTGCACGAGACGTGCTCCGAAGTAACCTCCTACAGCACCAGCACCGACGACGAGAATCTTCATGCTTGTTCCTTGTAGTTTTCGAGACAGCGTGTTCAGGCCAGAGTGTGTCTCAGCTTAGTCTGATCGCGTCGGCCGGGTTGATCGATGGGCCGGCTGGCATGACCTGCGAGGTTGGGTGCGGTTCCTTTGGGTTGGGGATGGCTTTGGTCTGTCTTGTCTTGATGAAGATGATGGCCGCGACCATGATGACGAGAATTGCCACGGCGAAGGCGATGACGACGGGAAGGAAGGAGGAGTCGCTGGTTCGTTCTTCAGGATGGGGGTCGCTGTTGGAGGGTTGCGGTTGGCTCATGAGGTGTTGGATGCATTGACTGGCAGTTGGATTTGCATGGCTGACGCGATTCGGGTGCGTGACGGTGCGGTTAGTTCGGTGCCGGGGTGGAAGTGGAGGTTGGAGCGGGTTCAGTGTGGGCCGGAGACGGCCACAGTGTGGGGCGCACGAGCAGGAGGAGATAGAGGAAGAGGATTGCAATGAGGACGAGGCCGCCGATGAAGATGTGCGGACGGAATCCCATGTAGGTCTTGTGTCGGGGAAGGTCCGGGGGAGGGATGTGTCCGTGCTCGTGATCGTGCTCGTGATCATGCTCGTGATCATGCATGCGTACCAGCTTAGGCGCAAAACGGCGTGCGTGCCAGCTGCGGATGAAGATATGGCTGGCGTCCTGCCGGACGGGCCGCCTGCGCTTGCCACCCCACGAACGAAGACCTGTTCGTGGGGACCCCGATTCGTGCGGTCACTTCGTGACTTGTATAACTTTTCTCGGCGGGCTGGTAGCTTCGGTCCTCCCGCTGGTCGGAAGGAGAATTAGGCTTGCACATCTGCAGAGGCTATTCGTCGCGGCCTGGGCGGGCCATCAGTTCGCGGATGGCCTCTTTGGGGCTCTTGTTGTGGTGGAGGATGGCGTCGACCTGCTGGGTGATGGGCATCTCGACGGCGTAGCGTGCGGCGAGGCCGAGGGCGGCGGCGGTGCTGCGGACGCCTTCTGCGACTTTGCCGTTGAGGCCGGCGATGATCTCGGGAAGCTGGCGGCCGCGGCCGAGTTCGATGCCGACGGCGCGGTTGCGCGAGAGAGAGCCGGTGCAGGTGAGGATGAGGTCGCCTGCGCCGGAGAGGCCTGCGAGGGTTTGACGGCGGCCGCCGCAGGCTACGGCGAGGCGGGTCATCTCGGCGATGCCTCGCGTGATGAGGGCGGCGGAGGAGTTGTGGCCGAGGTTGAGGCCGTTGGCGACGCCGGCGGCGAGGGCGATGACGTTTTTGAGCGAGCCGCCGAGTTCGACGCCGGGGACGTCCTCGTTGGTGTAGACGCGCAGGCTGGGCGAGGTGAAGTCGCGCTGGATGGTCTGGGCGACGGTGGGGACTTCGGAGGCGACGACGACTGCGGTGGGCATGCCGGCGGCGACCTCCTGCGCGAAGGAGGGGCCGCTGAGGACGGCGAAGGGGTTCCGCGTGACCGAGGCGACGACCTGCGACATGCGGAGGAAGCTGGTCTCTTCGATGCCTTTGCTGGCGCTGAGGATGATCTGATCGCGGGTGAGTAGGGGAGCGATGTGGGTGAGGACGCCGCGAAGGTGTTGCGAGGGGGTGACGCAGAGGAGGATGTTGGCCTCGAAGATGGCGCGTGGGAGGTCGGAGGTGACGTGGATGTCGACGGGCAGGGTGAAGCCGGGGAGGTAGAGCAGATTTTCGCCGGCGTCGCTGAGCTGATCGGCGAGGGCGGGGGAGTGAGACCAGAGGAGGATCTGGTGTCCTCCGCGACGGGCGAGGGAGAGGGCGAGGGCGGTACCCCAGGCACCTGCACCCAGGACGGCGATTCGGCTCATGCTACTCTCCCTTTTTCTTGCCGAAGCGGCTCTCGGTGCCGCTAAGGAGGCGGCGAATGTTCTGGTGGTGCTTGACGATGACGAGAAGCGGAATGAAGATGAGGCCGGCGATGACGAGGGGAGTTCGTTGCGGCAGGAAGTAGAGGCCGAAGAGCGGGAAGGTGGCGGAGCCGATCATCGAAGCGAGAGAGACGTAGCGGGTGAGGAGGAAGACGACCAGAAAGATGCCGAAGGTGCAGGCTGCAGTGGCGGGGCTGAGGGCGAGGATGACGCCGAGAGCGCTGGCGACGCCTTTACCGCCGCGGAAGCCGAGCCAGATGGGGAAGACGTGTCCGAGGATGGCGGCGACGGCGGTGATGACGGCGAGGTCGTAGTTGCCGGGCGCGAGATGCAGGGCGATTTTTACTGCGAGGAAGGATTTGCCGGCATCGAGCAGGAGCGTGGCGATGCCGAGGCCTTTGGCTCCGCTACGGGCGACGTTGGTGGCGCCGATGTTTCCGCTGCCGGTGGCGCGGATGTCTTCGTGGCGAAAGATTTTTACGAGCAGATAGCCGAAGGGGATGGACCCAAGGAGGTAGGCGAGCGGAATGGAGAGGAGCCAGGGGTTCATTGTCGTCCGAATGAGTTTAGCAAGTGCAGATGAGAATGGTCTTACGGCGTGTGGGTGCGGCTCGAGTGTGAGCTCAGGCTAGAGGATGTGGTGGCGGATCAGCTCGAGGGCGTTCTGGCTGGCCCACCAGCGGATCATCTCGCGGTCGCCGCGGAGATTGAGCTCTTTGACCTGGGTGTTCTGGGCGCTGGCGAGTGCGATGTAGACGAGGCCGATGGGTTTTTCGGCGTCGGGGCCGGGAGCGCCGGGACCGGGGCCTGCGATGCAGGTGATGGAGATGCCGAGTGAGGCTCCCGTGCGAGTGCGAATACCTTCGGCAAGGGCGCGCGCTACTTCGGGGGAGACGGGGCCCTTGGTGGCGACGAGTTCGGAGGGAACGCCGGCAAAGGTGGTCTTGAGTGCGTCGCTGTAGACGACTGCGCCGCCGAGGAAGTAACGCGAGCTGCCGGCGATGGCGGTGAGCCGCTGGGCGAGGAGGCCGCCGGTGCAGCTTTCCGCGGTGGCGAGGGTGAGGTCGCGAAGGCCGAGGTTGAGGAGCACGACCTCTTCGAGGGATTCGCCGTGCGAGGAGAAGATCGAGTCTTCCATCTCGGCTTCGATCTTTTCGGTGAGCTCGTCGACGCGTTGCTGGGCTTCGGCGAGGGTGGGTTTGGCGCAGAGGAAGTGGAGCTGGATCTCGCCTGAGCCGGCGAGGATGGTGGTCTCGACGTCGGGGTATTGCTGGTAGATGGGGGCGGTTCTGGCGTCGACGTGCGACTCGGGGATGAGGGCCATGCGGAGGAGGCGCTTGGCGAGATGGCGCGGGGGGAGAGCGGCGGCGAGGCGGGGTTTGACTTCGGTGTCGAAGAGAGGCTTTAGCTCTCTGGGTGGGCCGGGGAGGAGGATGACGATCTTGCGGATAGGCTGGCCGCTGGCGTCGAGGACGGTGATGTCGAGGAACTGGCCTGGGGCGCTGCCGGTGGGGTTGTCGAGGACGGTGGCGCCGTCGAGCACGTCGGACTGTTTGGCGTTGTTGGGCGGCATGACCATCTGGCGGGCGGCGAAGCGCTTGTAGAGCTGGGTGAGGATGGCGGGGTCGGAGCGCAGCGTGAGGTTGAGTGCGGCGGCGACGGCTTCGCGGGTGAGGTCGTCTTCGGTGGGGCCGAGGCCGCCGGAGAAGACGACGATGTCGGCGCGTGCGATGGCGATGGAGGCGGCGCTGGTGAGGTGGGAGAGATTGTCGCCGACGATGGTCTTGAAGGCGACCTGGACGCCGAGGTCGTTGAGGCCGTCGGTGAGGTAGAGGGAGTTGGTGTCCTGACGGTGGGGCGTGAGCATCTCGGAGCCGACAGCGATGATTTCAGCGATCATGAGGGGTGGTGGGCCTTCCAGGCTTTGCGTGTGGCTCGGTGAATTCTGTCAATGATGATATGGGTTGACGCGTGAGTTTTGTGGAGATTCAGTACAGGCGCTTGCTTTCGAGGAAGCTTTCGGGCGTGCCGTCGGCGGGGTCTACGAAGTGGACGTCGCTGGGATCGCGGCGCGGGGTGTCGACGGCGAGGACGACGAATGGCTCTTCGAGGATCTCAGGAATGCCGTGGACGGTGCCCTGTTTGAAGAAGATGAGCTGGCCGGAGCCGACCTCGAAGGGTGGGGCTTCGCCGAGGAAGAACTTTGCGCGGCCGGAGAGAACGGAGAGGTATTCGTCGCAGGTGGCGTGATAGTGCGCCGTGACTGGGCGGTAGACGCGAAAGACACGGGCGCTGGCGTGCGGCTCGTCGGTGAGGCGAGTGTCGATC
Encoded here:
- the plsY gene encoding glycerol-3-phosphate 1-O-acyltransferase PlsY — encoded protein: MNPWLLSIPLAYLLGSIPFGYLLVKIFRHEDIRATGSGNIGATNVARSGAKGLGIATLLLDAGKSFLAVKIALHLAPGNYDLAVITAVAAILGHVFPIWLGFRGGKGVASALGVILALSPATAACTFGIFLVVFLLTRYVSLASMIGSATFPLFGLYFLPQRTPLVIAGLIFIPLLVIVKHHQNIRRLLSGTESRFGKKKGE
- a CDS encoding NAD(P)H-dependent glycerol-3-phosphate dehydrogenase, with translation MSRIAVLGAGAWGTALALSLARRGGHQILLWSHSPALADQLSDAGENLLYLPGFTLPVDIHVTSDLPRAIFEANILLCVTPSQHLRGVLTHIAPLLTRDQIILSASKGIEETSFLRMSQVVASVTRNPFAVLSGPSFAQEVAAGMPTAVVVASEVPTVAQTIQRDFTSPSLRVYTNEDVPGVELGGSLKNVIALAAGVANGLNLGHNSSAALITRGIAEMTRLAVACGGRRQTLAGLSGAGDLILTCTGSLSRNRAVGIELGRGRQLPEIIAGLNGKVAEGVRSTAAALGLAARYAVEMPITQQVDAILHHNKSPKEAIRELMARPGRDE
- a CDS encoding cupin domain-containing protein; protein product: MPNNTDHASPEDTAVAASAAAVSAVFDIQKIAANFPDRADTMLIDTRLTDEPHASARVFRVYRPVTAHYHATCDEYLSVLSGRAKFFLGEAPPFEVGSGQLIFFKQGTVHGIPEILEEPFVVLAVDTPRRDPSDVHFVDPADGTPESFLESKRLY
- a CDS encoding beta-glucosidase, which translates into the protein MSLKKSKYRTKYLAVAFCLGALSVVSVASWAQAVPAEKADEARVDRLLKQMTLEEKMNLIRGGLEDPSVYQGQAGYLPGVPRLHVPSLRMADGPPGLLTRVAGQAETATMGVAATFSAKDAEANGAVIGREARSLGIDVVLQPFINIDRDITFARAYNTFGEDPMLSGAMGAAEVRGAQAQGVMAMAKHYVGYDSNAYNIFIDQQTLHEVYAAPFVDAIGAGVSSVMCSYNRINGPFACGNSDTLKTILKEEMGFKGFVTSDWGGVHSVLFLNEGLDMEMPGAAEADSPFKAFINNYFVTAPPDTTPVKPLDPEALAGILGGPIPEEPQANGLDLGGFPRDNDKTTMREALKNGTVTEATITAAARRVLYEIDRFGYLDGKQKHTVTAQNVEENAAVIRKTAEDAAVLLKNEHALPLGNDDLQSLALIGPGAGQVAAIGTFGERSPGLTERQISPMVALKKGFPEANIMYAVDDDMTGVPVPASTLSHDGKPGLLRTESRGSKVVDAQLDFTHSNGRTLPANETVTWKGTLTVPSAGEYWMYLQVLGARGRLMIDGKRIGQTGAAKGTVHGDVQYATQDNGFPTTDGLDNVRRAVQLTAGPHSITVMASSDTSNKPEQIRLNWTTPELRESNHRAAIDAAKKAHTAVVFVWTRGKPDFALPGEQDKLVDEIAAVNPNTIVVMNVSQPVAMPWLGKVKGVLQMWWPGDEGGWATADVLLGKVSPAGRLPFTWAKQLTDYAANDPAHPERSDKGVDGKTTYSEGVDVGYRWFDKQKIEPLFPFGFGLSYTSFAYSDLKVAKAADNGLDVSVRVKNTGVVAGDEVPQVYLDAPEQQPDGVQFAPKTLAAFDRVTLAPGESKDVTMHVSPRALEYWSVAEKKWVRSDARRVRVGSSSRDLKLAAER
- the ftsY gene encoding signal recognition particle-docking protein FtsY; the protein is MAFSLFGKRDKSDQQPDQPTAVAPEPQESKRGLFDRMKQAVTRTRESFSESISSVIALTREVDETTLVNLEPLLLAADLGAPTTALVMENLRQRALRVGIQGGDDLKRLLKAELKQVLDNVARPITHPATPPEVIMMVGVNGTGKTTTTGKLAAHFTAQGRTVLLCAADTFRAAAIEQLEVWAQRSDVQIIKTKQGGDPSAALYDACAAAKARNTQILIVDTAGRLHTKTDLMKELDKMRRTAEKLVPGAPHQTLLVMDATTGQNGLTQARLFTEAAHVTGIVLTKLDGTAKGGIVLAIATELKLPVVYAGIGEKLEDIIPFDSASFVDSLLD
- a CDS encoding pyridoxamine 5'-phosphate oxidase family protein — protein: MTKAELYGFLAGHTLGVVGSISAEGAPQSALVGIAVTEDLEIVFDTLNSTRKYRNLTSNPKASLVVGWEGEKTVQLEGEAFLPVGEELMRYKSVYFSAWPDGVSRQSWPGLVYFVVRPRWIRFSDFDQRPPLIEEMVFDLSKKRFPRGEDKRSQR
- a CDS encoding competence/damage-inducible protein A; translated protein: MIAEIIAVGSEMLTPHRQDTNSLYLTDGLNDLGVQVAFKTIVGDNLSHLTSAASIAIARADIVVFSGGLGPTEDDLTREAVAAALNLTLRSDPAILTQLYKRFAARQMVMPPNNAKQSDVLDGATVLDNPTGSAPGQFLDITVLDASGQPIRKIVILLPGPPRELKPLFDTEVKPRLAAALPPRHLAKRLLRMALIPESHVDARTAPIYQQYPDVETTILAGSGEIQLHFLCAKPTLAEAQQRVDELTEKIEAEMEDSIFSSHGESLEEVVLLNLGLRDLTLATAESCTGGLLAQRLTAIAGSSRYFLGGAVVYSDALKTTFAGVPSELVATKGPVSPEVARALAEGIRTRTGASLGISITCIAGPGPGAPGPDAEKPIGLVYIALASAQNTQVKELNLRGDREMIRWWASQNALELIRHHIL
- a CDS encoding ketopantoate reductase family protein; the protein is MKILVVGAGAVGGYFGARLVQAGRDVTFLVRPARAQQLQRDGLRILSPHGDVTLKPKTVTSSEIANPYDLIFLSVKAQPLDQAIKDMKPAVGPDTMIYPVLNGMRHIDSLVHSFGDKAVLGGVCMVSTDLDEQSRIVQITPMQKLIYGERSGGITERSGELTERIRALDKALRDASFDTELSLNITQAMWDKWVIIASLGLITCLLGGPIGEINRVPDGEQTALQALDECAAIGKACGFPTPQPLLENIRKQATMKDSQFTSSLYRDLQKGAPVEADTILGDLLDHGHAHHLETPLLQACCVRLRVYQNSLKH